One genomic region from Nocardia vinacea encodes:
- a CDS encoding DUF3558 domain-containing protein — protein MSSRPGLRVAAVAAAVLAVAMSAGGCGKTVKGSAHPAGGSGTTTINTNFDKLLRECEVVGLDQIGAAVGNATVVSPSFNGAVCMWDVEDAPGGSAMVTLNWYEEGSLNNEKSNNDKLGYNTENITVQGRRGLKTTRPNDPDSCGVSAGAADTGIIGWWINYHPGGHPDPCAGAQKLVELTLNLAR, from the coding sequence ATGAGTTCACGTCCTGGTCTGCGGGTTGCGGCCGTCGCCGCCGCGGTGCTCGCGGTCGCGATGTCCGCGGGCGGCTGCGGCAAGACCGTCAAGGGTTCGGCGCATCCGGCGGGCGGCAGCGGCACCACCACGATCAATACCAATTTCGACAAGTTGCTGCGCGAATGCGAGGTGGTCGGCCTCGACCAGATCGGTGCGGCGGTCGGCAATGCGACGGTCGTTTCCCCGTCCTTCAACGGCGCGGTGTGCATGTGGGATGTCGAGGACGCGCCCGGCGGCTCGGCCATGGTGACCCTGAACTGGTACGAGGAAGGCTCGCTGAACAACGAGAAGTCCAATAACGACAAGCTCGGCTACAACACCGAGAACATCACCGTGCAGGGGCGGCGCGGTCTGAAGACGACGCGTCCGAACGATCCCGACTCGTGCGGGGTGAGTGCGGGCGCCGCCGACACGGGCATCATCGGCTGGTGGATCAACTATCATCCCGGCGGCCATCCCGATCCGTGCGCGGGCGCCCAGAAATTGGTCGAGTTGACGCTGAATCTGGCGCGGTAG
- a CDS encoding DUF3558 domain-containing protein, which produces MRIPSAIITGLALALTLSACGSDGDSDSSNAPLRPPPKVATLGPFVGECGHVTDQEVRDIAGLSQLARVNRNSVGCNFQSAGLASPSVTFASYRGSPIDREKAWVSNVGRDPETIDVGGRKGFQALDPSGSVCDLAVQLDDDFFEWSMSYGLFSEQGNPCDRTRKLAELTVQRLQ; this is translated from the coding sequence TGACGCTGTCGGCCTGCGGCTCGGACGGTGACTCCGATTCCTCGAACGCCCCGCTGCGTCCGCCGCCGAAGGTCGCGACGCTCGGCCCGTTCGTTGGTGAGTGCGGTCATGTCACCGATCAAGAGGTGCGCGATATCGCCGGGTTGAGCCAACTGGCGCGGGTCAACCGGAATTCGGTCGGCTGCAACTTCCAATCCGCCGGACTCGCTTCGCCGAGTGTGACTTTCGCGTCCTATCGGGGTAGCCCGATCGATCGCGAGAAGGCCTGGGTCTCCAATGTCGGGCGCGATCCGGAGACAATCGATGTCGGTGGCCGCAAGGGCTTCCAGGCACTCGATCCCAGCGGTTCGGTCTGTGATCTCGCGGTGCAGCTCGATGACGATTTCTTCGAATGGTCGATGTCCTACGGACTGTTCTCCGAGCAGGGCAATCCGTGTGACCGGACCCGCAAGCTGGCCGAGTTGACCGTGCAGCGGCTGCAGTGA